Proteins encoded by one window of Streptomyces sp. ALI-76-A:
- the hisH gene encoding imidazole glycerol phosphate synthase subunit HisH, producing the protein MELSTGVKKVVVFDYGFGNVRSAERALARAGADVEITRDYDTAMNADGLLVPGVGAFAACMKGLREARGDWIIDRRLSGGRPVMGICVGMQILFARGIEHGVESEGLDEWPGAVAPLEADIVPHMGWNTVDVPAGSELFAGLDADARFYFVHSYAVHEWSFQATNPALRAPLVTWSTHGKPFVAAVENGALWATQFHPEKSGDAGAQLLNNWIGTL; encoded by the coding sequence GTGGAATTGAGCACCGGTGTGAAGAAGGTCGTCGTCTTCGACTACGGCTTCGGGAACGTCCGCTCCGCCGAGCGTGCCCTCGCGCGCGCGGGAGCCGACGTCGAGATCACGCGTGACTACGACACGGCGATGAACGCGGACGGTCTGCTGGTGCCGGGCGTCGGTGCCTTCGCCGCCTGCATGAAGGGCCTGCGGGAGGCGCGCGGGGACTGGATCATCGACCGCCGGCTGTCCGGCGGCCGTCCGGTCATGGGCATCTGCGTCGGCATGCAGATCCTCTTCGCGCGTGGCATCGAGCACGGCGTGGAGAGCGAGGGCCTCGACGAGTGGCCCGGCGCTGTCGCGCCGCTGGAGGCCGACATCGTGCCCCACATGGGCTGGAACACGGTCGACGTGCCCGCCGGCTCCGAGCTGTTCGCGGGCCTGGACGCGGACGCGCGCTTCTACTTCGTGCACTCCTACGCCGTCCACGAGTGGAGCTTCCAGGCCACGAACCCCGCGCTGCGCGCCCCGCTGGTGACCTGGTCGACACACGGCAAGCCCTTCGTGGCCGCCGTGGAGAACGGCGCCCTGTGGGCCACGCAGTTCCACCCCGAGAAGTCCGGCGACGCCGGAGCGCAGCTGCTGAACAACTGGATCGGAACCCTCTGA
- the hisB gene encoding imidazoleglycerol-phosphate dehydratase HisB: MSRVGRVERVTKETSVLVEIDLDGTGKVEVATGVGFYDHMLDQLGRHGLFDLTVRTEGDLHIDSHHTIEDTALALGAAFKQALGDKVGIYRFGNCTVPLDESLAQVTVDLSGRPYLVHTEPEKMAPMIGEYDTTMTRHILESFVAQAQIALHVHVPYGRNAHHIVECQFKALARALRYASERDPRAAGILPSTKGAL, encoded by the coding sequence ATGAGCCGCGTAGGCCGCGTGGAGCGGGTGACGAAGGAGACCTCGGTCCTCGTCGAGATCGACCTCGACGGGACCGGCAAGGTCGAGGTGGCGACAGGGGTCGGCTTCTACGACCACATGCTCGACCAGCTCGGCCGGCACGGTCTGTTCGACCTGACCGTGAGGACCGAGGGCGACCTGCACATCGACTCCCACCACACCATCGAGGACACCGCCCTCGCGCTGGGTGCCGCCTTCAAGCAGGCACTCGGCGACAAGGTGGGGATCTACCGCTTCGGCAACTGCACGGTGCCCCTGGACGAGTCCCTCGCCCAGGTCACCGTCGACCTGTCCGGCCGCCCCTACCTCGTGCACACCGAGCCCGAGAAGATGGCGCCGATGATCGGCGAGTACGACACCACGATGACCCGGCACATCCTGGAGTCCTTCGTCGCCCAGGCCCAGATCGCGCTGCACGTGCACGTGCCCTACGGACGCAACGCGCACCACATCGTGGAGTGCCAGTTCAAGGCGCTGGCCCGGGCCCTGCGGTACGCCAGTGAGCGTGACCCGCGCGCGGCCGGCATCCTCCCGTCCACGAAGGGCGCGCTGTGA
- a CDS encoding histidinol-phosphate transaminase, with the protein MEGSPEHVTGIDDLPVRDELRGKSPYGAPQLDVPVRLNTNENPYPLPEPLVERIAERVREAARHLNRYPDRDAVELRTRLARYLTDTSGHPVGPANVWAANGSNEVIQQLLQTFGGPGRTAIGFEPSYSMHGLIARGTGTGWISGPRHEDFTIDLAAAEKSLAEHRPDVVFVTTPNNPTGTAVPPETVLALYEAAQAAKPSMVVVDEAYIEFSHGGSLLPLIEGRPNLVVSRTMSKAFGAAGLRLGYLAAHPAVVDAVQLVRLPYHLSAITQATALAALEHTGTLLGYVEQLKAERDRLVTELLAIGYDVTASDANFVQFGRFADAHVMWQQILDRGVLVRDNGVPGWLRVTTGTPEENDAFLDAVRELKKESA; encoded by the coding sequence ATGGAAGGTTCCCCAGAGCACGTGACCGGCATCGACGATCTCCCCGTACGGGACGAGCTGCGCGGCAAGTCCCCCTACGGCGCGCCCCAGCTGGACGTCCCCGTACGGCTGAACACCAACGAGAACCCCTACCCGCTGCCCGAGCCGCTGGTCGAACGGATCGCCGAGCGGGTCCGTGAGGCGGCCCGGCACCTCAACCGCTACCCCGACCGGGACGCGGTCGAGCTGCGCACGCGGCTCGCCCGGTACCTGACGGACACCTCCGGTCACCCGGTGGGGCCGGCCAACGTCTGGGCGGCCAACGGTTCCAACGAGGTCATCCAGCAGCTGTTGCAGACCTTCGGCGGACCGGGCCGTACGGCGATCGGTTTCGAGCCGTCGTACTCCATGCACGGTCTCATCGCGCGCGGCACCGGTACGGGCTGGATCTCCGGTCCGCGTCACGAGGACTTCACGATCGACCTCGCCGCCGCCGAGAAGTCCCTCGCCGAGCACCGGCCGGACGTCGTGTTCGTCACCACCCCCAACAACCCCACCGGCACCGCGGTCCCGCCGGAGACCGTCCTCGCCCTGTACGAGGCCGCGCAGGCCGCGAAGCCCTCGATGGTGGTGGTCGACGAGGCCTACATCGAGTTCAGCCACGGCGGCTCGCTGCTGCCGCTGATCGAGGGCCGGCCGAACCTGGTCGTCTCGCGGACGATGTCGAAGGCCTTCGGCGCGGCCGGACTGCGCCTCGGCTACCTCGCCGCCCACCCGGCGGTCGTGGACGCCGTCCAGCTCGTCCGGCTGCCGTACCACCTGTCGGCGATCACCCAGGCGACCGCCCTGGCCGCCCTGGAACACACCGGCACGCTGCTCGGTTACGTGGAGCAGCTGAAGGCGGAGCGGGACCGGCTGGTCACCGAACTGCTGGCGATCGGCTACGACGTCACCGCGTCGGACGCCAACTTCGTACAGTTCGGCCGGTTCGCCGACGCGCACGTGATGTGGCAGCAGATCCTCGACCGGGGCGTCTTGGTCCGGGACAACGGCGTACCCGGCTGGCTGCGGGTGACCACCGGGACCCCCGAAGAGAACGACGCGTTCCTCGACGCGGTCCGTGAGTTGAAGAAGGAGAGCGCATGA
- the hisD gene encoding histidinol dehydrogenase, whose translation MISRIDLRGDALPEGPALRDLLPRADFDVSAALEKVRPICEAVHHRGDAALIDFAEKFDGVRLESVRVPAEALTRALDELDPAVRAALEESVRRARLVHRAQRRSTHTTEVVPGGSVTEKWVPVDRVGLYAPGGRSVYPSSVIMNVVPAQEAGVESIALASPAQADFGGLPHPTILAACALLGVDEVYAAGGATAVAMFAYGTESCPPADMVTGPGNIWVAAAKRYFTGKIGIDAEAGPTEIAILADDTADPVHVASDLISQAEHDPLAAAVLVTDSVALADAVEKELEPQVAATRHIEDRIRPALAGRQSAIVLVDGVDEGLRVVNAYGAEHLEIQTADAAAVADRVRNAGAVFIGPWAPVSLGDYAAGSNHVLPTGGCACHSSGLSVQSFLRGIHIVDYTKDALADVAHHVVTLAEAEDLPAHGAAIKARFGWKVPQST comes from the coding sequence GTGATCTCCCGAATCGATCTGCGCGGCGACGCCCTTCCCGAGGGCCCCGCCCTGCGCGACCTGCTGCCCCGAGCCGACTTCGACGTCTCGGCCGCCCTGGAGAAGGTGCGTCCGATCTGCGAGGCCGTGCATCATCGGGGCGACGCGGCGCTGATCGACTTCGCCGAGAAGTTCGACGGGGTCCGGCTGGAATCGGTACGCGTCCCGGCCGAGGCGCTGACCAGGGCGCTCGACGAGCTCGACCCGGCCGTGCGCGCGGCCCTGGAGGAGTCCGTCCGGCGGGCCCGTCTCGTCCACCGCGCGCAGCGGCGCTCCACCCACACCACCGAGGTCGTACCCGGCGGATCGGTCACCGAGAAGTGGGTCCCGGTCGACCGGGTCGGGCTGTACGCGCCCGGCGGGCGGTCCGTCTACCCGTCCTCCGTGATCATGAACGTGGTGCCCGCGCAGGAGGCCGGCGTCGAGTCCATCGCGCTCGCCTCCCCGGCACAGGCCGACTTCGGCGGGCTGCCGCACCCGACGATCCTCGCCGCCTGCGCGCTGCTCGGCGTCGACGAGGTGTACGCGGCCGGCGGCGCGACCGCGGTCGCGATGTTCGCGTACGGCACCGAGTCCTGCCCGCCCGCCGACATGGTCACCGGCCCCGGCAACATCTGGGTCGCCGCGGCCAAGCGCTACTTCACCGGCAAGATCGGCATCGACGCGGAGGCCGGGCCGACCGAGATCGCGATCCTCGCGGACGACACCGCCGACCCGGTGCACGTCGCCTCCGACCTGATCAGCCAGGCCGAGCACGACCCGCTGGCCGCCGCCGTCCTGGTCACCGACTCCGTCGCCCTCGCGGACGCGGTGGAGAAGGAACTGGAGCCGCAGGTCGCGGCCACCCGGCACATCGAGGACCGGATCCGCCCGGCGCTCGCCGGCCGGCAGTCCGCGATCGTGCTGGTCGACGGCGTCGACGAGGGCCTCCGGGTGGTGAACGCGTACGGCGCCGAACACCTGGAGATCCAGACGGCCGACGCCGCCGCGGTGGCCGACCGGGTCCGCAACGCCGGCGCGGTCTTCATCGGCCCCTGGGCGCCGGTCTCGCTCGGCGACTACGCGGCCGGGTCCAACCACGTCCTGCCCACCGGCGGCTGCGCCTGCCACTCCTCGGGCCTGTCCGTCCAGTCCTTCCTGCGCGGCATCCACATCGTCGACTACACGAAGGACGCGCTGGCCGACGTGGCGCATCACGTGGTGACGCTGGCGGAGGCGGAGGATCTGCCGGCCCACGGGGCGGCGATCAAGGCGCGGTTCGGATGGAAGGTTCCCCAGAGCACGTGA
- a CDS encoding oxidoreductase — protein sequence MTEGAGLRDGGPPDDLTAAEAGMWQAFRNGTVYDLSSGDTVVDDPHGGHPWGPERTVRARIVCWLLLDGPPALAGRVSSLKLVGVRISGSLDIAGGTVVPYVEMRNCRFEQDVLLPEARFTTVRMVDCSVPRLEAARVHTEGDLHLPRCRFHRGIRLTDAQIGTDLMLNQAIVHRDRSGRSIAADGMSVGQDLQAELLESHGELSLRSAKIGVSLSLRGARLVNPYGRLALNAPQLTVERSLYLTPAGVGSVALSGTTPARGTRVQRFECQGGVRLDDGRFGDAVDLERARFTFTDEQELSLRRVQTPELRFLGDRPARGMVVLSGARVVNLMDRADAWPGPGRLHMGGFGYENLVPRGPFPLDARLDWVAAATAEYNPEPYERLASVLRAGGEDEDAREVLLAKQRRRRESLPVAAKLWGYAQDWTVAYGYRPGRAAVWMAVLWAASSVAFAQADHPPLKRGEHPPWDPVLFALDLLLPVIDLGQVGFWQLNGGWQWLAAVLVLVGWVLATTVAAGATRLLRRG from the coding sequence GTGACCGAGGGGGCCGGCCTGCGGGACGGTGGACCGCCGGACGATCTGACCGCCGCCGAGGCCGGCATGTGGCAGGCCTTCCGCAACGGCACCGTGTACGACCTGAGCAGCGGCGACACCGTCGTCGACGATCCACACGGCGGGCATCCCTGGGGGCCCGAGCGGACCGTGCGGGCCCGCATCGTGTGCTGGCTGCTCCTGGACGGACCGCCCGCGCTCGCCGGCCGGGTGTCCTCCCTGAAGCTGGTGGGGGTGCGGATCAGCGGCTCCCTGGACATCGCGGGCGGCACGGTGGTGCCGTACGTCGAGATGCGGAACTGCCGCTTCGAGCAGGACGTCCTGCTGCCGGAGGCGCGTTTCACGACCGTACGGATGGTGGACTGCTCGGTGCCCCGGCTGGAGGCGGCCCGGGTGCACACCGAGGGCGACCTGCACCTGCCGCGCTGCCGGTTCCACCGCGGCATCCGGCTCACCGACGCGCAGATCGGCACGGACCTGATGCTCAACCAGGCGATCGTCCACCGCGACCGCAGCGGCCGCTCCATCGCCGCGGACGGCATGAGCGTCGGCCAGGACCTCCAGGCCGAGCTGCTGGAGTCGCACGGCGAGCTGAGCCTGCGCAGCGCCAAGATCGGCGTCTCGCTGAGCCTGCGCGGCGCCCGGCTGGTCAACCCGTACGGGCGACTCGCCCTGAACGCCCCGCAGCTGACCGTGGAGCGCTCGCTGTACCTGACCCCGGCGGGCGTCGGCAGCGTCGCGCTCAGCGGCACCACACCCGCGCGCGGGACGCGCGTCCAGCGGTTCGAGTGCCAGGGCGGGGTGCGGCTGGACGACGGGCGGTTCGGGGACGCGGTCGACCTGGAACGGGCCCGCTTCACCTTCACCGACGAGCAGGAGCTGTCGCTGCGCCGCGTGCAGACGCCGGAGCTGCGCTTCCTCGGGGACCGGCCGGCGCGGGGCATGGTCGTGCTGTCGGGGGCGCGGGTGGTCAACCTGATGGACCGGGCGGACGCCTGGCCGGGCCCGGGGCGGCTGCACATGGGCGGCTTCGGTTACGAGAACCTGGTGCCGCGCGGCCCGTTCCCGCTGGACGCACGGCTGGACTGGGTCGCGGCGGCGACCGCCGAGTACAACCCGGAGCCCTACGAACGGCTCGCCTCGGTGCTGCGGGCCGGCGGTGAGGACGAGGACGCGCGCGAGGTGCTGCTCGCCAAGCAGCGCCGCCGCCGGGAGAGCCTGCCGGTCGCGGCCAAGCTCTGGGGGTACGCCCAGGACTGGACGGTCGCCTACGGATACCGGCCGGGCCGGGCGGCCGTATGGATGGCGGTGCTGTGGGCGGCGAGTTCGGTAGCCTTCGCGCAGGCAGACCATCCGCCCCTCAAGCGCGGCGAGCATCCGCCGTGGGACCCCGTTCTGTTCGCCCTCGATCTGCTGCTGCCGGTGATCGACCTGGGCCAGGTCGGGTTCTGGCAGCTGAACGGCGGCTGGCAGTGGCTGGCCGCGGTGCTCGTCCTGGTGGGCTGGGTGCTGGCGACGACGGTGGCGGCGGGGGCGACGCGCCTTCTGCGGCGCGGTTGA
- a CDS encoding LON peptidase substrate-binding domain-containing protein, giving the protein MTTVRLPLFPLNSVLFPGLVLPLNIFEERYRAMMRELLKTPEDEPRRFAVVTIRDGHEVAQTAPGMPDPTAVPERGPTAGFGEDPVKAFHGIGCVADAATVRERPDGTFEVLATGTTRARLRSVDASGPFLTAELEELPEEPGEEAGALAEGVLRSFRQYQKRLAGARERSLSTGAELPDEPSVVSYLVAAAMMLDTPTKQRLLQAPDTAARLREELKLLRSETSIIRSLPSLPASELTRGPTSLN; this is encoded by the coding sequence GTGACCACCGTGCGGCTCCCGCTCTTCCCCCTGAACTCGGTGTTGTTCCCGGGGCTCGTGCTTCCCCTCAACATCTTCGAGGAGCGCTATCGCGCCATGATGCGCGAGCTGCTGAAGACCCCCGAGGACGAACCACGCCGGTTCGCCGTCGTGACGATCCGCGACGGCCACGAGGTGGCGCAGACCGCGCCCGGCATGCCGGACCCGACGGCCGTGCCCGAGCGCGGGCCGACGGCCGGCTTCGGCGAGGACCCGGTCAAGGCGTTCCACGGCATCGGCTGTGTCGCGGACGCGGCGACGGTCCGGGAACGCCCCGACGGCACCTTCGAGGTGCTGGCGACGGGCACCACCCGGGCGCGCCTGCGGTCCGTCGACGCCTCCGGACCGTTCCTGACCGCGGAGCTGGAGGAGCTGCCGGAGGAGCCGGGCGAGGAGGCCGGGGCGCTGGCCGAGGGGGTGCTGCGGTCCTTCCGCCAGTACCAGAAGCGTCTGGCGGGGGCCCGGGAGCGGTCCCTGTCCACCGGGGCGGAACTGCCGGACGAACCGTCCGTGGTCTCGTACCTCGTGGCCGCCGCGATGATGCTGGACACCCCGACCAAGCAGCGTCTGCTCCAGGCCCCGGACACCGCGGCCCGGCTGCGCGAGGAGTTGAAACTCCTTCGCTCGGAGACGTCGATCATCCGTAGTCTGCCGTCGTTGCCCGCGTCCGAGCTGACGCGCGGGCCGACGAGTCTCAACTGA
- the ybaK gene encoding Cys-tRNA(Pro) deacylase: MAKKAKQKQQAGGTPATVALTAAGVPYTVHSYDHDPSHPSYGEEAAEAMGVSPERVFKTLVADVDGALTVAVVPVAGRLDLKALASAAGGKRATMADPALAERTTGYVRGGISPLGQRKQLATVLDASASAHPTICVSAGRRGLEIELSPDDLAKLTDAVLAPIGRA, translated from the coding sequence ATGGCGAAGAAGGCGAAGCAGAAGCAGCAGGCGGGCGGCACGCCCGCGACGGTGGCGCTGACGGCGGCGGGAGTGCCGTACACGGTCCACTCCTACGACCACGACCCCTCCCACCCGTCCTACGGCGAGGAGGCCGCCGAGGCGATGGGCGTCTCGCCGGAGCGGGTCTTCAAGACCCTGGTCGCCGACGTGGACGGGGCGCTGACGGTCGCCGTGGTCCCGGTGGCGGGCCGGCTCGACCTCAAGGCGCTGGCGTCGGCGGCCGGCGGCAAGCGCGCCACGATGGCCGACCCGGCCCTCGCCGAACGCACCACCGGGTACGTGCGCGGCGGCATCTCCCCGCTCGGCCAGCGCAAGCAGCTCGCGACCGTGCTCGACGCGTCGGCCTCGGCGCACCCCACGATCTGCGTCTCGGCGGGCCGCCGCGGCCTGGAGATCGAGCTCTCCCCGGACGACCTGGCGAAACTCACGGACGCGGTGCTGGCGCCCATCGGGCGTGCGTGA
- a CDS encoding AAA family ATPase: protein MTAPLTPPPPPHEQPAHSAWQGSPPGYVVPAPDVSYGADGAYGQDGPGMKTEVREAAVVTVAVALAGVLLGVLWWWLAPHVPLVGDVTGESWVVYLEDTEGEQAVGVDGTFTLLALAFGAVSALVVFLLRRRGGVPLVVALGVGGLLASLLAWRLGVWLGPTQDVVAHAKSVGKGVTFSAPLELGAKGALLAWPLAALVVHLGLTALFGPRDPEHLAPYRQDPVPKDPYGAPPA from the coding sequence GTGACCGCACCGTTGACTCCTCCTCCGCCGCCCCATGAACAGCCCGCGCACAGTGCGTGGCAGGGGTCGCCTCCCGGGTACGTGGTTCCGGCGCCGGACGTGTCGTACGGTGCGGACGGCGCGTACGGACAGGACGGTCCCGGGATGAAGACCGAGGTGCGGGAGGCCGCCGTGGTCACGGTGGCCGTGGCGCTCGCCGGGGTGCTGCTGGGCGTGCTGTGGTGGTGGCTGGCGCCGCACGTCCCGCTGGTGGGTGACGTGACCGGCGAGAGCTGGGTCGTCTACCTGGAGGACACCGAGGGCGAACAGGCGGTCGGTGTCGATGGAACGTTCACTCTGCTGGCGCTGGCCTTCGGGGCCGTGAGCGCGCTCGTCGTCTTCCTGCTGCGACGGCGCGGGGGAGTGCCGCTGGTGGTGGCGCTGGGCGTCGGCGGGCTGCTGGCCTCGTTGCTGGCCTGGCGGCTCGGGGTGTGGCTCGGGCCCACGCAGGACGTGGTCGCCCACGCGAAGTCCGTCGGCAAGGGAGTCACCTTCTCCGCGCCTCTGGAGCTGGGAGCCAAAGGGGCGCTGCTGGCGTGGCCGCTGGCGGCGCTGGTGGTGCACCTGGGGCTGACGGCCCTGTTCGGGCCGCGGGACCCGGAGCACCTGGCCCCCTACCGGCAGGACCCCGTCCCGAAGGATCCGTACGGCGCCCCACCGGCGTGA
- a CDS encoding ABC transporter permease, with the protein MSVVPAEVLPGSALAVEEPVREAAELGPRARLWPALAAVYRAQLSRARVARIPLLFVATFQSVGIMILMRGVVDGGGEAQAVVAGSSVLVVAFVALNLLAQYFGQLRASGGLDHYATLPVPPAAVVLGAAGAYASFTVPGTVVTAVFGSLLFGLPLTHLWVLVAVIPLAGAALAGLGAALGLLAPRPELATLLGQLGMSAALLLGVLPADRMPEAVRFTRDLLPSTYGVEAFARTFEPDPDWAFVLGDLAVCAGVGVLSLAVATWAYRRAAVR; encoded by the coding sequence GTGAGTGTCGTACCCGCCGAGGTTCTGCCGGGCAGCGCCCTGGCCGTGGAGGAGCCGGTCCGGGAAGCCGCCGAGCTCGGTCCGCGCGCGCGACTGTGGCCGGCGCTGGCGGCCGTGTACCGGGCGCAGCTGTCCCGGGCGCGGGTCGCGCGCATCCCGCTGCTGTTCGTGGCGACCTTCCAGTCGGTCGGGATCATGATCCTGATGCGTGGGGTCGTGGACGGCGGGGGCGAGGCGCAGGCGGTGGTGGCCGGCTCGTCGGTCCTGGTGGTCGCCTTCGTCGCGCTGAACCTGCTGGCGCAGTACTTCGGCCAGCTGCGGGCCAGCGGCGGGCTCGACCACTACGCCACCCTGCCCGTGCCGCCGGCGGCGGTGGTGCTGGGCGCGGCGGGCGCGTACGCCTCCTTCACCGTGCCGGGGACCGTGGTGACCGCGGTCTTCGGGTCGCTGCTGTTCGGACTTCCGCTGACGCACCTGTGGGTGCTCGTGGCCGTCATCCCCCTCGCGGGGGCCGCGCTCGCCGGGCTCGGGGCCGCCCTCGGGCTGCTCGCGCCCCGTCCGGAACTGGCCACGCTGCTCGGCCAGCTCGGCATGTCGGCGGCGCTGCTGCTGGGGGTGCTGCCCGCGGACCGGATGCCCGAGGCGGTGCGCTTCACCCGGGATCTGCTGCCCTCGACGTACGGGGTCGAGGCATTCGCACGCACCTTCGAGCCGGATCCCGACTGGGCCTTCGTCCTCGGTGATCTGGCCGTCTGCGCCGGCGTCGGCGTGTTGTCGCTGGCCGTCGCCACCTGGGCGTACCGCCGGGCGGCCGTCCGGTGA
- a CDS encoding ABC transporter ATP-binding protein yields MCAVRGLTKTYPAVRGRRGVPPTPQVTATDDVRLDIRRGEIFGLLGPNGAGKTTLVRQLTGLMRPDRGSVEILGHDIVRHPERASRILAYLGQESSALDELTVSLAAETTGRLRGLDVGRARAERDAVLDELGLAALAGRPIKKLSGGQRRLACFAAALVGRRPLLVLDEPTTGMDPVARRAVWGAVDRRRAEHGATVLLVTHNVIEAETVLDRVAVLDRGRVIACDSPTGLKEQVADEVRVDLVWRETAPLHVPEVAALRDRAVESGRRWTLRLAPDEARAVVATVTGGAAFAALDDFTLATPSLEDVYLALGGAAQQGLVKA; encoded by the coding sequence GTGTGCGCGGTGCGCGGACTGACCAAGACCTATCCGGCGGTACGCGGCCGGCGCGGTGTTCCCCCGACGCCCCAGGTGACAGCCACCGACGACGTACGGCTGGACATCAGGCGCGGCGAGATCTTCGGGCTGCTCGGGCCGAACGGTGCCGGGAAGACCACCCTCGTACGACAGCTGACCGGGCTGATGCGGCCCGACCGCGGGAGCGTCGAGATCCTCGGGCACGACATCGTGCGCCATCCGGAGCGGGCCTCCCGGATCCTCGCCTACCTGGGCCAGGAGTCCAGCGCCCTGGACGAGCTCACGGTGTCGCTCGCCGCCGAGACCACCGGCCGGCTGCGCGGACTCGACGTGGGGCGGGCGCGGGCCGAGCGGGACGCCGTACTGGACGAGCTGGGCCTGGCCGCGCTCGCCGGACGGCCGATCAAGAAGCTGTCCGGCGGACAGCGCCGCCTGGCCTGCTTCGCCGCCGCGCTGGTGGGGCGGCGGCCGTTGCTGGTGCTCGACGAGCCGACCACCGGCATGGACCCCGTGGCGCGGCGCGCGGTGTGGGGCGCCGTCGACCGGCGCCGGGCCGAGCACGGGGCGACCGTCCTGCTCGTCACCCACAACGTCATCGAGGCCGAGACCGTCCTCGACCGGGTCGCCGTCCTGGACCGGGGCCGGGTGATCGCCTGCGACAGCCCCACCGGCCTCAAGGAACAGGTCGCCGACGAGGTGCGGGTCGACCTGGTGTGGCGCGAGACGGCTCCGCTGCACGTCCCCGAGGTCGCCGCGCTGCGGGACCGGGCCGTGGAGTCCGGGCGCCGCTGGACCCTGCGGCTCGCCCCGGACGAGGCCCGCGCGGTCGTCGCCACCGTCACCGGCGGGGCGGCCTTCGCCGCGCTGGACGACTTCACGCTCGCCACCCCGAGCCTGGAGGACGTGTACCTGGCGCTGGGCGGCGCCGCACAGCAGGGACTGGTGAAGGCGTGA
- a CDS encoding NYN domain-containing protein has product MDRCIVLVDAGYLLGAAASLLAGEPSRSRITVDHSALIQGLRERAESDTERPLLRIYWFDGAPDRVPQPEHRRLRVMPRVTVRLGALTRSDGRWAQKGVDAAMHAELTELARNRACSDIVLVTGDGDLLPGMMAAKEHGVAVHLWAVQAADGDYNQSEDLVAEADERRVLDRAWITKAVRAKEFGGICAPPPVPRPEIAAILSAPLPESALTRSGERSAEAEEHATAADASENGTQERVPAPKGVPTPKDLAALRAPGVQPAPPPTTATLRWSSDKGWVDRPGGAAEPPEVASMPTLAQVTTAEQRWADREEDITTVGGDPFEVGQVFARRWMERLGDQGHLQKLSGMYPRIPHRIDGELLRYAARFGLLAHKDDQIDEHDRYAIRAGFWREIDVRTAAEHAPAAD; this is encoded by the coding sequence GTGGACCGCTGCATCGTCCTGGTGGACGCCGGGTATCTGCTGGGGGCCGCCGCCAGTCTCCTCGCCGGGGAACCGTCGCGATCCCGGATCACCGTCGACCACAGCGCCCTCATCCAAGGACTGCGCGAACGCGCCGAGTCCGACACGGAACGGCCGTTGCTGCGCATCTACTGGTTCGACGGCGCCCCCGACCGCGTCCCGCAGCCCGAGCACCGCAGGCTGCGCGTGATGCCCCGGGTCACCGTCCGGCTCGGCGCCCTGACCCGCAGCGACGGACGCTGGGCCCAGAAGGGCGTGGACGCCGCCATGCACGCCGAGTTGACGGAACTCGCCCGCAACCGCGCCTGTTCCGACATCGTCCTGGTCACCGGCGACGGGGACCTGCTGCCGGGCATGATGGCCGCCAAGGAGCACGGAGTCGCCGTCCATCTGTGGGCCGTGCAGGCCGCCGACGGGGACTACAACCAGTCCGAGGACCTGGTCGCCGAGGCCGACGAGCGGCGGGTGCTCGACCGCGCGTGGATCACCAAGGCCGTACGCGCCAAGGAGTTCGGCGGGATCTGCGCGCCGCCGCCGGTGCCGCGGCCCGAGATCGCCGCGATCCTGTCGGCGCCGCTGCCCGAGTCCGCGCTCACCCGCTCGGGCGAGCGGTCCGCCGAGGCGGAGGAGCACGCCACGGCGGCCGACGCCTCGGAGAACGGGACGCAGGAGCGGGTGCCCGCGCCCAAGGGCGTGCCCACCCCGAAGGACCTGGCCGCGCTGCGCGCGCCCGGTGTCCAGCCCGCCCCGCCCCCCACGACCGCGACCCTGCGCTGGTCCTCGGACAAGGGCTGGGTCGACCGGCCCGGTGGGGCCGCCGAGCCGCCCGAGGTCGCCTCGATGCCGACGCTCGCCCAGGTGACCACGGCCGAGCAGCGGTGGGCCGACCGGGAGGAGGACATCACCACGGTCGGCGGGGACCCGTTCGAGGTGGGGCAGGTCTTCGCGCGGCGGTGGATGGAACGGCTCGGCGACCAGGGCCACCTGCAGAAGCTGTCCGGGATGTATCCGCGCATTCCGCACCGTATCGACGGCGAACTGCTGCGGTACGCCGCCCGCTTCGGGCTGCTCGCGCACAAGGACGACCAGATCGACGAGCACGACCGGTATGCCATCCGGGCCGGGTTCTGGCGGGAGATCGACGTGCGCACGGCGGCCGAGCACGCCCCCGCCGCCGACTGA